A genomic region of Bosea sp. 124 contains the following coding sequences:
- a CDS encoding MgtC/SapB family protein, translated as MGITIIDELDLILRLLAGMAVGVVVGWERTLKQQSAGIRTFGLVGLGTATAAAIFTGDGEADAASRVVQGVLTGIGFLGAGVITLSRAQQTPRGLTTAAAIWVTAALGCAAGRGDWPIVLTGTALAVLLLAIDHSVERWAGRRAGKPPSTTARHDSP; from the coding sequence ATGGGCATCACGATCATCGACGAACTTGACCTCATTCTCCGGCTTCTCGCAGGCATGGCTGTAGGCGTTGTCGTCGGCTGGGAGCGAACGCTCAAGCAACAAAGCGCTGGGATCCGGACGTTTGGCCTCGTTGGGCTTGGAACGGCAACTGCTGCTGCAATCTTCACAGGTGATGGGGAAGCTGATGCGGCGAGCCGCGTGGTCCAGGGCGTCCTAACCGGCATCGGCTTCCTGGGCGCTGGCGTCATCACGCTATCCAGGGCCCAACAAACTCCGCGAGGGCTGACCACGGCAGCGGCGATCTGGGTTACGGCCGCATTGGGGTGCGCGGCCGGGCGGGGCGACTGGCCGATCGTCCTGACTGGGACGGCGCTCGCAGTGCTGCTTCTGGCGATTGATCATTCGGTCGAGCGATGGGCCGGGCGCCGGGCCGGGAAGCCGCCGTCCACGACAGCGCGCCACGACAGCCCTTGA